One part of the Halobacteria archaeon AArc-dxtr1 genome encodes these proteins:
- a CDS encoding DUF2062 domain-containing protein: MLRERLSTYRDRARRELTTAMTAEYTPHEIALSFAIGLFVTAMPTGGLGIGLLLGLAYWQAWASKAAMIAAIAVLNPLVKPAVYVASYQLGAALLGSELVVSLGHPTLDLGLEIVQFLLFGNLVIALLLAALGYVAVFRVTVAYRQRQEQVSPGGAWATLSVFGRRKR, from the coding sequence ATGCTCCGCGAACGACTCTCGACGTACCGCGATCGGGCCCGCCGAGAGCTCACGACGGCGATGACCGCGGAGTACACGCCACACGAGATCGCGCTGAGCTTCGCGATCGGGCTGTTCGTAACGGCGATGCCGACCGGTGGTCTCGGTATCGGACTGCTACTCGGGCTGGCCTACTGGCAGGCGTGGGCGAGCAAGGCGGCGATGATCGCGGCGATTGCGGTGTTGAACCCGCTGGTCAAGCCGGCGGTTTACGTCGCCAGCTACCAGCTCGGCGCCGCTCTGCTCGGCAGCGAACTCGTGGTCTCGCTGGGCCATCCGACGCTCGATCTGGGGCTCGAAATCGTCCAGTTCCTCCTGTTTGGAAACCTCGTGATCGCCCTCTTGCTCGCTGCGCTGGGCTACGTCGCCGTCTTCCGGGTGACAGTGGCCTACCGCCAGCGCCAGGAACAAGTCTCGCCGGGTGGCGCCTGGGCCACCCTCTCCGTATTCGGCCGACGAAAGCGATAG
- a CDS encoding helix-turn-helix domain-containing protein: MSGRGPKRELAEKIAGEITLSDDPGATLRKWRTDFDVSQTDLATELAVSSSVISDYESGRRESPGIGVVNRLVTGLLAIDERRGGERIRQYGRVLSAGFESDVVLDLREYATSLPLQTVYDAIGGTEISRGETDHVSGHTVVDSIKAITRLSSEEFFRLYGQSTSRVLVFTNVTRGEGVGIALRVLNPTPNAVVLHGIEEDELWEHAAELARIDGYSLATTTQPIEDVLESLATVE; encoded by the coding sequence ATGAGCGGCCGTGGACCGAAGCGGGAACTCGCAGAGAAGATCGCCGGCGAGATCACGCTGAGCGACGATCCCGGCGCCACGTTGCGCAAGTGGCGGACCGACTTCGATGTCTCACAGACCGATCTGGCGACGGAGCTTGCGGTCTCCTCGTCGGTGATCTCCGACTACGAGAGCGGACGGCGAGAAAGTCCCGGGATCGGCGTCGTCAACCGTCTGGTCACTGGGTTGCTGGCGATCGACGAGCGCCGCGGTGGCGAGCGGATTCGCCAGTACGGCCGGGTTCTGTCGGCGGGTTTCGAGAGCGACGTCGTCCTCGATCTTCGGGAGTACGCCACCTCGTTGCCCCTTCAGACCGTCTACGACGCAATCGGCGGGACCGAGATCAGCCGCGGGGAGACGGACCACGTAAGCGGCCACACAGTCGTCGACAGCATCAAGGCGATCACTCGCCTCTCGAGCGAGGAGTTCTTTCGCCTTTACGGGCAGAGTACGAGCCGCGTGCTCGTGTTTACGAACGTCACTAGAGGTGAGGGCGTCGGTATCGCCCTCCGAGTGCTGAACCCAACGCCAAACGCGGTCGTCCTCCACGGAATCGAAGAGGACGAGCTGTGGGAACACGCGGCCGAACTCGCGCGGATCGATGGCTACTCACTGGCGACGACGACCCAGCCGATCGAGGACGTTCTCGAGTCGCTGGCGACCGTCGAGTGA
- a CDS encoding ATP-NAD kinase family protein, translating to MESIGVVVNPIAGMGGRVGLKGTDGKLEAALQRGAEPRAPSRAREALESLAASRSDVRLYTGAGVLGAQAARDAGFDPTVIYEPDSTREASDPASTEATSDPSSIDVTAAPAEAGTTAADTRAVVAACLEYDVDLVLFVGGDGTAVDVAETIEDAGAKTPMLGVPAGVKIYSSVFAVTPNEAGRIAAEFERTEPREVTDIDEAAYREGEVRTTLRAVVPVPVSPAVQSSKQLAGGSVDALAAGFARDIDPDRTYVFGPGGTVGRIEDELGIDASPLGIDVWRDGELIVRDAAESEILSALASPATIVVSPIGGQGFVFGRGNHQLSPAVIRGVDEIEIVASPEKIDGIGTLRVDTGDTALDEALRGWRRVRTGRFTTRLVEVV from the coding sequence ATGGAATCGATCGGCGTCGTCGTCAACCCCATCGCCGGCATGGGCGGTCGGGTGGGGTTGAAAGGGACCGACGGGAAGCTCGAGGCGGCTCTTCAGCGGGGCGCAGAACCACGAGCTCCCAGCCGCGCTCGCGAGGCGCTCGAATCGCTGGCCGCCAGTCGGTCCGACGTCCGACTCTACACGGGCGCCGGCGTTCTCGGAGCGCAGGCAGCCCGTGACGCCGGATTCGATCCGACGGTCATCTACGAGCCCGACTCGACCAGGGAGGCGTCCGACCCCGCCTCGACTGAGGCAACGTCCGATCCCTCCTCGATTGACGTTACGGCCGCTCCTGCCGAGGCCGGCACGACGGCCGCCGACACGCGGGCTGTCGTTGCGGCCTGTCTCGAGTACGACGTCGACCTCGTGCTCTTCGTCGGCGGCGACGGGACGGCGGTCGACGTCGCGGAGACGATCGAAGATGCCGGCGCGAAGACGCCGATGCTCGGCGTGCCGGCCGGCGTAAAGATCTACTCCTCGGTGTTCGCCGTCACGCCAAATGAGGCCGGTCGGATCGCTGCCGAGTTCGAGCGAACCGAGCCCCGCGAGGTGACCGACATCGACGAAGCAGCGTACCGCGAGGGCGAGGTTCGGACGACGCTGCGGGCGGTGGTTCCGGTACCGGTGTCGCCGGCCGTCCAGTCGAGCAAACAACTCGCCGGCGGGAGCGTCGACGCCCTCGCGGCTGGCTTTGCTCGCGACATCGATCCGGATCGAACCTACGTTTTCGGTCCGGGTGGCACCGTCGGCCGGATCGAGGACGAACTCGGGATTGACGCCTCACCGCTTGGGATCGACGTCTGGCGCGACGGCGAACTCATCGTCCGTGACGCCGCCGAGTCGGAGATTCTGTCGGCGCTCGCGTCGCCTGCGACGATCGTCGTCTCGCCGATCGGCGGCCAGGGGTTCGTCTTCGGTCGCGGAAACCACCAGCTCTCGCCGGCCGTTATTCGCGGCGTTGACGAGATCGAAATCGTGGCCTCTCCGGAGAAGATAGACGGAATCGGAACGCTCAGAGTCGACACGGGCGACACCGCCCTCGACGAGGCGCTCCGGGGCTGGCGGCGGGTACGAACGGGGCGGTTCACCACGCGACTCGTCGAAGTCGTCTGA
- a CDS encoding protein kinase family protein, with amino-acid sequence MDIRQFARGTVAWSRIERVIRTLAERYDREVVRVEFLESDNWLSTPCVIDDRWFVKIVSRQNALVHALLTTGRNVGAFSSGVEGFFDRFETPLEMVEHEYEATERMREIGINVPRPIEAFEVNGLGVLVLEYLPAFRTLEEVDDEAVRRVAVDLFEMLAMLHEHGLAHGDVRAENVLLCGDELYVIDATNVSPDRGHETTAYDLACAMAVLEPRIGARDTVRMAATVYDPETLLSAREFLDFVRLRPDHEFDSTVLRSEVEKVADLGQV; translated from the coding sequence ATGGATATCCGCCAGTTCGCTCGCGGAACGGTCGCGTGGAGTCGGATCGAGCGCGTGATCCGGACGCTGGCGGAGCGATACGATCGGGAGGTCGTCCGCGTCGAGTTTTTAGAGAGTGATAACTGGCTATCGACGCCCTGCGTGATTGACGACAGGTGGTTCGTCAAGATCGTCTCCCGCCAGAACGCCTTGGTCCACGCGCTGTTGACCACCGGCCGAAACGTGGGCGCGTTCTCCTCGGGTGTCGAGGGCTTTTTCGACCGATTCGAGACACCCCTCGAGATGGTCGAACACGAGTACGAAGCCACAGAACGGATGCGCGAAATCGGGATCAACGTCCCGCGTCCGATCGAGGCGTTCGAAGTCAACGGACTCGGCGTCTTGGTTCTCGAGTATCTCCCGGCGTTCCGGACGCTCGAGGAGGTCGACGACGAGGCGGTTCGACGCGTGGCAGTCGACCTCTTCGAAATGTTGGCGATGCTTCACGAGCACGGCCTCGCCCACGGCGACGTTCGCGCCGAAAACGTCCTCCTTTGTGGGGACGAACTGTACGTCATCGACGCGACGAACGTCTCACCGGACCGGGGTCACGAGACGACGGCCTACGATCTGGCGTGTGCGATGGCCGTCCTCGAACCCCGGATCGGTGCCAGAGACACCGTCCGAATGGCCGCGACCGTGTACGATCCTGAGACACTTCTCTCCGCACGGGAGTTCCTCGATTTCGTTCGCCTACGACCGGACCACGAGTTCGATAGTACAGTGCTCCGAAGCGAAGTCGAGAAGGTCGCTGATCTCGGGCAGGTGTAA
- a CDS encoding molybdopterin-binding protein, translating to MDAAVVTVGDELLAGRTANTNATWLCERLTDHGTRVGRVTTVPDRVADIARVVNEYRAAYDAVVVTGGLGPTHDDVTMAGVAAALGCDLAESEAVISRLTETGGYERGDLADGTAEIPEGARPLHNDVGVAPGAVLEGVYVFPGVPAEMRAMFDSVADEFTGRTRHQRTVVVDEPESALVDRIETVRDRFDVSVGSYPGESVRILVEGYRSEMVEDAVAWLKSQVDLAEE from the coding sequence ATGGACGCCGCCGTCGTGACGGTCGGAGACGAACTGCTCGCCGGTCGAACGGCGAACACGAACGCGACGTGGCTCTGCGAGCGGCTTACCGACCACGGGACGCGCGTCGGGCGGGTGACAACCGTCCCGGACCGCGTCGCGGACATCGCCCGCGTGGTCAACGAGTACCGAGCGGCCTACGACGCGGTCGTCGTGACCGGCGGTCTGGGGCCAACCCACGACGACGTCACGATGGCCGGCGTCGCCGCCGCACTCGGCTGCGATCTTGCCGAATCCGAGGCGGTCATCTCGCGACTCACCGAAACCGGCGGCTACGAGCGGGGGGATCTCGCGGACGGAACGGCAGAGATACCCGAAGGCGCACGGCCGCTGCACAACGACGTCGGCGTCGCACCCGGTGCCGTACTCGAGGGCGTGTACGTCTTCCCCGGTGTTCCTGCCGAGATGCGGGCGATGTTTGATTCGGTCGCCGACGAGTTCACCGGCCGAACGCGCCACCAGCGAACCGTCGTCGTCGACGAACCCGAAAGTGCCCTCGTCGATCGGATCGAGACGGTACGCGACCGGTTCGACGTCTCGGTCGGCAGCTATCCGGGTGAGTCAGTTCGAATCCTCGTCGAGGGGTATCGGTCAGAGATGGTCGAGGATGCCGTCGCCTGGCTCAAGTCGCAGGTCGACCTCGCCGAGGAGTAG
- a CDS encoding SRPBCC family protein, which produces MTVRVERSFEVDSPPQRVWEFIADPKNRAQAISVVSDYTVTDEAGRAVTWHVELPIPFVRQTATVRTKDVTRRPPEFVEFTGTSAVMDVTGTHEITATETGSRLENRFIVEGKLPGVETFFKRNLDGELENLRRALERHLRTTD; this is translated from the coding sequence ATGACCGTCCGGGTCGAACGTTCGTTCGAGGTCGATTCCCCTCCACAACGCGTCTGGGAGTTCATCGCAGATCCGAAAAACCGTGCGCAGGCCATCAGCGTCGTCTCGGACTACACCGTCACCGACGAGGCTGGGCGAGCGGTCACCTGGCACGTCGAACTTCCGATCCCGTTCGTCCGACAGACGGCAACGGTCCGGACGAAAGACGTAACCCGACGCCCCCCCGAGTTCGTCGAGTTTACCGGCACCTCGGCGGTGATGGACGTCACCGGCACCCACGAGATCACGGCGACCGAGACGGGAAGCCGACTCGAGAACCGGTTCATCGTCGAGGGTAAGCTCCCCGGCGTCGAGACCTTCTTCAAGCGCAATCTAGACGGCGAACTCGAGAATCTCCGCCGGGCACTCGAGCGACATCTTCGGACGACCGATTGA
- a CDS encoding phosphate uptake regulator PhoU produces METRKVQRLGPSTLAMTLPAEWASEHGVEKGDEVSLRTSGKGTLTVMPESANSEETEAIIHSDNLDADAVERAIVAQYVLGRRVIRIECEDGALASENINAVYRAETQLMGLGVIEETPESISIRCSVDPEDFTLDNLLERLERTGRTMRGEAIKSLAHGNPDLAQRALNRERQANKIFVLLLRLIFTAYQNPNLARAVGLDSGFPLIGYRSIAKNLELTADNAEDIAEIVLEAGDHSLDIDNAAMREIRELTEQVDEITTLAVESAVERDYDKMIEARKLFHEISDREREILADLPEMNNHDLLQVREVLVSLQQTAQYAMRNAEIAANLALNEESEHTTIN; encoded by the coding sequence ATGGAAACGCGGAAGGTACAACGACTGGGTCCCTCTACGCTCGCGATGACGTTGCCCGCTGAGTGGGCAAGCGAGCACGGTGTCGAGAAGGGCGATGAAGTGTCGCTTCGAACCAGCGGGAAAGGAACGCTGACGGTAATGCCCGAGTCCGCCAACTCCGAGGAGACTGAGGCGATTATCCACTCGGACAACTTAGACGCCGACGCCGTCGAGCGCGCCATCGTCGCGCAGTACGTTCTCGGGCGGCGCGTGATCCGGATCGAGTGCGAAGACGGCGCCCTTGCCTCCGAGAACATCAACGCGGTCTACCGCGCGGAGACCCAGCTGATGGGGCTTGGCGTCATCGAAGAGACCCCCGAAAGCATCTCGATTCGCTGCTCGGTCGACCCCGAGGACTTCACGCTCGATAACCTCCTCGAACGGTTAGAGCGAACCGGCCGGACGATGCGTGGCGAGGCGATCAAATCGCTCGCTCACGGCAACCCGGACCTCGCCCAGCGAGCCCTGAACCGAGAGCGCCAGGCGAACAAGATCTTCGTGCTCCTGTTGCGCCTGATCTTTACTGCCTACCAGAACCCCAACCTCGCCCGCGCCGTCGGGCTGGACTCGGGATTCCCGCTGATCGGCTACCGCTCGATCGCGAAGAACTTAGAGCTCACCGCCGACAACGCCGAAGATATCGCCGAAATTGTCCTCGAGGCCGGCGATCACTCACTCGACATCGATAACGCGGCGATGCGCGAAATCCGCGAACTGACCGAACAGGTCGACGAGATCACGACACTGGCAGTCGAGTCGGCCGTCGAACGCGACTACGACAAGATGATCGAGGCGCGCAAACTGTTCCACGAAATCTCGGATCGAGAGCGCGAGATCCTCGCCGATCTCCCGGAGATGAACAACCACGATCTGCTCCAGGTTCGGGAGGTGCTCGTAAGCCTCCAGCAAACCGCCCAGTACGCGATGCGAAACGCAGAGATCGCCGCGAACCTCGCGCTCAACGAGGAGTCCGAACACACGACGATCAACTGA
- a CDS encoding AzlC family ABC transporter permease, whose amino-acid sequence MTGSDESTQGSSEFPSEASTKSPTDVRFSARGAWAGFVITLPVALGVAGYGVAFGILADQAGLSVAEAALMSATVVAGAAQIVAVELWENPIPVAAIVVTTFVVNLRYSLMGAALRPWFRHLSPRQAYGSLFLMADENWALTLRDLKSGSGRGAFLLGSGIAIWTAWVGATILGAAAGGAIGDPRAYGIDFILAAVFAALAVELWEGRSSVVPWCVALATALVAASLFPGQWYILLGGVAACAVEVARYEE is encoded by the coding sequence ATGACCGGATCGGACGAGTCTACGCAGGGTTCCTCGGAGTTCCCGTCCGAGGCCTCCACGAAGTCCCCGACAGACGTACGCTTCAGCGCCCGCGGCGCCTGGGCTGGCTTCGTAATTACCCTCCCGGTCGCCCTCGGCGTGGCTGGCTACGGCGTCGCGTTCGGCATCCTCGCCGATCAGGCGGGCTTGAGCGTCGCGGAAGCGGCGCTGATGAGCGCGACCGTGGTCGCCGGAGCCGCCCAGATCGTCGCCGTCGAGCTCTGGGAGAACCCGATTCCGGTGGCCGCGATCGTGGTCACGACGTTCGTGGTCAACCTCCGGTACTCGCTGATGGGGGCTGCGTTACGGCCGTGGTTTCGCCACCTCTCACCGCGCCAGGCCTACGGCAGCCTCTTCCTGATGGCCGACGAGAACTGGGCGCTGACGCTGCGCGATCTCAAGTCCGGCAGCGGACGTGGGGCGTTCTTGCTGGGAAGCGGAATCGCAATCTGGACGGCGTGGGTCGGAGCGACGATCCTGGGCGCGGCTGCAGGCGGGGCGATCGGTGACCCGAGAGCCTACGGCATCGACTTCATCCTCGCCGCCGTCTTCGCCGCGCTCGCAGTCGAACTCTGGGAGGGGCGATCCTCGGTCGTCCCCTGGTGTGTCGCCCTCGCGACGGCGCTCGTCGCGGCCTCCCTGTTTCCGGGCCAGTGGTACATCCTGCTCGGCGGCGTCGCCGCCTGCGCCGTGGAGGTGGCGCGGTATGAGGAGTGA
- a CDS encoding thioredoxin family protein, whose translation MGPTTPKPTTVADGDALESFVADRDAALVFFHTAGCAKCRAMEPVLGNVARETGVPIGMVNPGNDLSLVSRFSIRSVPTLVCFREGEAVATLADGFQGTDAVLEFLAANAPETVSGGES comes from the coding sequence ATGGGTCCGACGACACCGAAACCGACGACGGTCGCCGACGGCGACGCGCTCGAATCGTTCGTCGCGGACCGGGACGCTGCACTCGTCTTCTTTCACACGGCCGGCTGCGCTAAGTGCCGGGCAATGGAGCCGGTGCTTGGAAACGTCGCTCGGGAGACCGGCGTCCCGATCGGGATGGTCAACCCGGGAAACGATCTCTCGCTCGTGTCCCGCTTTTCCATCCGGTCGGTGCCGACGCTGGTCTGCTTCCGAGAGGGCGAGGCAGTCGCGACGCTCGCTGACGGGTTCCAGGGGACGGACGCAGTACTCGAGTTTTTGGCGGCGAACGCACCAGAGACGGTCTCGGGTGGGGAGTCCTAA
- a CDS encoding Glu/Leu/Phe/Val dehydrogenase, producing the protein MAEANPFESLQSQIDEAAENLEIGDDVIDRLKHPERVLETNLTIERDDGSLERFKAFRSQFNGDRGPYKGGIRYHPEVTRDEVKALSGWMVYKCATVDIPYGGGKGGIAVDPDGYSAAELERLSRAFAVELRPLIGVDRDIPAPDVNTGQREMGWIKDTYETLENTTEPGVITGKAVDSDGSEGRVEATGRSTVVAAREAFEYLGRDIADATVAIQGYGNAGWISAKLVDEMGATVVAVSDSSGGVANPDGLDPIAVKEYKNETGSVVGYEGATEELTNEDVLTRDVDLLVPAALENAIDGDLAQEVEADVISEAANGPLTPAADEVLADTETIVIPDILANAGGVTVSYFEWVQNRQRFYWTEERVNEELDAIIVDAFDALVDTYEEHDVETFRTAAYVVAVQRVADAFEQHGAFP; encoded by the coding sequence ATGGCTGAGGCGAACCCGTTCGAAAGTCTTCAATCACAGATCGACGAGGCGGCCGAAAATCTCGAAATTGGCGACGACGTCATCGATCGGCTGAAACATCCCGAACGTGTCCTCGAAACGAACCTGACGATCGAGCGCGACGATGGCTCTCTCGAGCGATTCAAAGCCTTTCGATCGCAGTTCAACGGCGATCGCGGCCCGTACAAGGGCGGCATCCGATATCACCCCGAAGTTACCCGCGACGAGGTGAAGGCACTGTCGGGCTGGATGGTGTATAAGTGTGCCACCGTGGACATCCCCTACGGCGGTGGGAAAGGTGGCATCGCCGTCGATCCCGACGGGTACTCTGCAGCCGAGCTCGAGCGGCTCTCCCGTGCGTTCGCGGTCGAGCTACGGCCACTGATCGGCGTCGATCGGGACATTCCCGCACCCGACGTCAATACCGGCCAGCGAGAGATGGGCTGGATCAAAGATACCTACGAAACGCTCGAGAACACGACCGAGCCGGGCGTTATCACGGGCAAAGCTGTCGACAGCGACGGCAGTGAGGGACGCGTCGAAGCGACCGGCCGCTCGACCGTCGTCGCCGCCCGCGAGGCCTTCGAGTACCTGGGACGAGACATCGCCGATGCGACCGTCGCGATTCAGGGGTACGGTAACGCGGGCTGGATCTCCGCGAAACTCGTCGACGAGATGGGCGCAACCGTCGTCGCCGTCAGCGACTCCAGCGGCGGGGTCGCCAACCCCGACGGGCTGGATCCGATCGCAGTCAAAGAGTACAAAAATGAGACGGGAAGCGTCGTCGGATACGAGGGCGCGACCGAGGAACTCACGAACGAAGACGTACTCACCCGCGACGTCGACTTGCTCGTTCCCGCGGCCCTCGAGAACGCGATCGACGGAGACCTAGCCCAGGAGGTCGAGGCTGACGTCATCTCCGAGGCGGCCAACGGACCGCTGACACCAGCGGCAGACGAGGTGCTTGCCGACACCGAGACGATCGTCATCCCCGACATTCTCGCGAACGCCGGGGGGGTCACCGTCTCGTACTTCGAGTGGGTGCAGAACCGCCAGCGCTTCTACTGGACCGAAGAGCGCGTCAACGAAGAACTCGACGCGATTATCGTCGACGCGTTCGACGCCCTCGTCGACACCTACGAGGAACACGACGTAGAAACGTTCCGGACGGCCGCCTACGTCGTCGCGGTTCAGCGCGTCGCCGACGCCTTTGAGCAACACGGCGCGTTCCCCTGA
- a CDS encoding PQQ-dependent sugar dehydrogenase: protein MTEDTSSTEGRIRRLAQALGGASAIGLAGCLGDDGDDDPNDENGNGENGNGENGNGDDPLEIPVPDWHRDHDWVPDPGAATDWDNYEVRDLGHESSGELMEMDVDPEGRIWYIGKGADVNIHGDEVTEICYVDPDTEDHTVALELDVIVGSEELTGGNASELGGQGIAVDPSFAETGYVYVFYHPASDDLDFIDNPYNEDITTASQLISRFEMDGDGLDPDSEEVILEVPVQLETCCHYGGCLEFGPEGDLWISTGDESNNVGAPHRPEIDYSMTDERDGDVGGRPAAVSDAQRTSGNTADLRGKLLRITPSENGYEIPEGNLKAYWERETGESYAAEEFHPEIYVMGLRNPFNLHVDEHTGIPFVSDYGNDAPEWDFDLGTVGHATHHLFCKPGNAGYPFFKGYYPNRDYDFENDQPRQPFWFDNLRNRSPNNTGIEHIPDVTPALLWHPQSFASYEDAAAWADMPRPGETTWSELDAGGSADAGVAYRYSDEYGEGALDPYFEGKQFFMNPSNMDVIRYLTFNDDGSVEIEEFLPGNPIEAAYDMEVLPDGRVVFMGMYSGIHVVEYSP from the coding sequence GTGACCGAGGACACATCATCGACTGAAGGGAGGATCCGCCGGCTTGCCCAGGCTCTCGGCGGAGCAAGCGCTATCGGATTGGCCGGCTGCCTCGGCGATGACGGCGACGACGATCCTAACGACGAGAACGGAAACGGTGAGAACGGAAACGGTGAGAACGGAAACGGCGACGACCCACTCGAAATACCGGTTCCAGACTGGCACAGAGACCACGACTGGGTGCCAGACCCCGGGGCAGCCACCGACTGGGACAACTACGAGGTCCGTGACCTGGGTCACGAGTCGAGCGGCGAGTTGATGGAGATGGACGTCGATCCGGAGGGCCGCATTTGGTACATCGGAAAGGGTGCCGACGTCAACATCCACGGCGACGAGGTCACCGAGATCTGTTACGTCGACCCGGATACCGAAGACCATACCGTGGCGCTCGAACTCGACGTGATCGTCGGCTCCGAGGAGCTCACCGGTGGGAACGCGAGCGAACTCGGCGGGCAGGGGATCGCCGTCGATCCCAGCTTCGCAGAGACCGGTTACGTCTACGTCTTCTACCATCCTGCAAGCGACGATCTCGACTTCATCGACAACCCCTACAACGAGGATATCACGACGGCCTCCCAGCTCATCTCTCGGTTCGAGATGGACGGCGACGGCTTAGATCCCGACTCCGAGGAGGTAATTCTCGAGGTCCCGGTTCAGCTCGAGACCTGCTGTCACTACGGCGGCTGCCTCGAGTTCGGCCCGGAGGGAGACCTCTGGATCAGCACCGGCGACGAGTCGAACAACGTCGGCGCACCCCATCGGCCCGAGATCGACTATTCGATGACCGACGAGCGAGACGGCGACGTCGGCGGCCGACCGGCGGCGGTTTCCGACGCCCAGCGAACGTCTGGAAATACGGCCGACCTCCGCGGGAAGCTTCTGCGCATCACCCCCTCCGAGAACGGCTACGAGATTCCGGAGGGCAACCTCAAAGCGTACTGGGAACGGGAGACGGGCGAGTCCTACGCTGCGGAGGAGTTCCATCCCGAAATCTACGTGATGGGACTTCGCAACCCGTTCAACCTCCACGTCGACGAGCACACCGGGATCCCGTTCGTAAGCGACTACGGCAACGACGCTCCCGAGTGGGACTTCGACCTGGGGACAGTGGGTCACGCCACACACCACCTCTTTTGTAAGCCGGGGAACGCGGGCTACCCGTTCTTTAAGGGGTACTATCCGAACCGCGACTACGACTTCGAGAACGATCAGCCGCGCCAGCCGTTCTGGTTCGACAACCTGCGCAACCGCTCGCCGAACAACACCGGCATCGAGCACATTCCGGACGTGACGCCGGCGTTGCTGTGGCATCCCCAGAGTTTCGCCAGCTACGAGGATGCGGCCGCCTGGGCGGACATGCCACGTCCCGGCGAGACCACCTGGTCCGAACTCGACGCGGGTGGATCTGCGGATGCTGGTGTCGCCTACCGGTACTCTGACGAGTACGGCGAGGGGGCGCTTGACCCCTATTTCGAGGGCAAACAGTTCTTCATGAATCCCTCGAACATGGACGTCATCCGCTATCTGACGTTCAACGACGACGGGAGCGTCGAGATCGAGGAATTCCTGCCGGGCAACCCAATTGAGGCTGCCTACGACATGGAGGTTCTGCCGGACGGCCGCGTCGTCTTTATGGGCATGTACTCCGGTATCCACGTCGTCGAGTACAGTCCGTAG
- a CDS encoding AzlD domain-containing protein, translating to MRSEWIRTGTETIPAIGSGALSLDPLVVFVIFLMTVATIITKMGGLWLVSHVELSDRVEAGISVLPGAIIVAILGPELAAGGPAAWGAAGVTAVVMWRTENILLSLCAGLGAIVLLRSVG from the coding sequence ATGAGGAGTGAGTGGATACGGACCGGAACCGAGACGATCCCCGCGATCGGTTCGGGAGCGCTCTCGCTCGACCCGCTGGTCGTCTTCGTCATCTTCCTGATGACGGTCGCGACCATCATCACCAAGATGGGCGGACTGTGGCTGGTGAGCCACGTCGAACTGAGCGATCGGGTTGAGGCCGGCATCTCGGTGCTCCCCGGCGCGATCATCGTCGCGATTCTCGGTCCGGAGCTCGCCGCCGGCGGCCCGGCGGCGTGGGGCGCTGCGGGCGTCACGGCCGTGGTCATGTGGCGGACGGAGAATATCCTGCTGTCGCTGTGTGCCGGGCTGGGAGCGATCGTTCTGCTCCGGTCCGTTGGGTAG